The Clarias gariepinus isolate MV-2021 ecotype Netherlands chromosome 7, CGAR_prim_01v2, whole genome shotgun sequence genome includes a window with the following:
- the LOC128527408 gene encoding uncharacterized protein LOC128527408 isoform X3 — MGSGSTSFIPLEVRDPISKPAVPYIGEIPGSVKQDMAIVFQGTVPVDATSFEINFMTGPTENDDIAFQYNPRIGDCTALNSKRNGSWETQESACHNPFTRGGAFIILAVINSEGYQVYVNGIKHCTFTHRLPLEKVSNINIRGNISLLVWGLIDSWSTTASSTELKKITSTWTSTSISTTSPFEISNPVSKPALPYVGTIQGGLKPDMAIFLQGTVPADGKKFEINFKTGPTEADDIAFHFNPRFGNCTALNSKRNGSWETQQNESDKPFTKGGSFQIFIAVKPDAYDVYVNGSKHCTFKHRLPLEKVSTLNFKGDVSLFIYGLIQKWTSPFVSIKEKKTLLMGSGSTSFIPLQVRDPISKPAVPYIGEIPGSVKQDMAIVFQGTVPVDATSFEINFMTGPTENDDIAFQYNPRIGDCTALNSKRNGTWETQESACHNPFTRGGAFIILAVINSEGYQVYVNGIKHCTFTHRLPLEKVSNINIRGNISLLVWGLIDSWSTTASSTELKKITSTWTSTSTSTTSPFEISNPVSKPALPYVGTIQGGLKPDTAIFLQGTVPADGKNFEINFKTGPTEADDIAFHYKPIFGNCTALNSKKNGSWETQQNESDKPFTKGGSFQIFIAVKPDAYDVYVNGSKHCTFKHRLPLEKVSTLNFSGDVSLSIYGLIQKWTSPFVSIKEKKTLLMGSGSTSFIPLEVRDPISKPAVPYIGEIPGSVKQDMAIVFQGTVPVDATSFEINFMTGPTENDDIAFQYNPRIGDCTALNSKRNGSWETQESACHNPFTRGGAFIILTVINSEGYQVYVNGIKHCTFTHRLPLEKVSNINIRGNISLLVWGLIDSWSTTASSSELKKITSTWTSTSISTTSPFEISNPVSKPALPYVGTIHGGLKPDTAIFLQGTVPADGKKFEINFKTGPTEADDIAFHFNPRFGNCTALNSKRNGSWETQQNESDKPFTKGGSFQIFIAVKPDAYDVFVNGSKHCTFTHRLPLEKVSTLHFNGDVSLFIYGLIPKWTFPSVFIKEKKSLMMESGSTTPIPLEISDPITNPALPYVGQIPGGIKQDTAVVFQGSIPVDATGFIINFQSGPSDSDDIAFHYNPRIGDCTALNSKINGSWEKPENVCHTPFTRGGAFTIIVVINPEGYEVFVNGLKHCTFKHRTPLEKVSTINIHGNVSLLVFGFINRWSMTSSFTELQKITSTQISTSSSTSLPLEISNPIINPALPATCKIPGGVQHDSAVFFQGTIPADAKGFIINFKTGSSEGDDIAFQYNPRFGEFTALNSFRKGSWETQEKAPDKPFTKGSPFQIIISINSEGYEVYVNGLRHCTFNHRIPSEKVSTLDIRGDISQLICGFIQGWSTSTFFTQLQQNTVIESSTIMTESGPVEISHPLINPTLPYLDKIPGGIKQDMALFLQGSIPPDGKGFIINFKTGSAAGDDIAFHYNLQIGECTALNSFKSGKWEMQEKTSDEPFARGGVFQIIFVINSEGYEVYVNGLRHCLFKHRISLEKVSTLDISGDVLISIGGYIYNWSASAIFSEINKIQSTQSSTSTTMTLEISQPIPDPVVPYVGKIPIVVKQDKAVFFQGNVLENANEFQINFKTGQSDGDDIAFHFSPHIGKYTALNCFRNGTWEKEENASDQPFTKGAPFQIIVAFKSEGYEVYSNGMKHCTFKHRIGLENVSTIEVHGEVTLQLIGFVENWKSP, encoded by the exons ATGGGAAGTGGAAGCACAAGCTTTATCCCATTAGAAGTTAGGGATCCAATCAGCAAGCCA GCAGTTCCATACATTGGTGAAATCCCAGGCAGTGTAAAACAAGATATGGCTATAGTTTTCCAAGGAACTGTTCCTGTAGATGCAACTAG CTTTGAAATTAATTTCATGACTGGACCAACAGAAAATGATGACATTGCTTTCCAGTACAACCCTCGCATTGGTGATTGTACTGCTCTGAACAGTAAAAGAAATGGAAGCTGGGAGACACAGGAAAGTGCATGTCATAATCCTTTCACCAGAGGAGGAGCCTTTATTATTCTAGCAGTCATCAATTCTGAGGGCTatcag GTTTATGTGAATGGCATAAAACACTGCACATTCACGCATCGCCTTCCCCTAGAGAAAGTTTCCAATATTAACATTCGTGGAAATATTTCTCTTCTCGTCTGGGGTTTAATTGAT AGCTGGAGCACAACTGCATCCTCTACAGAACTGAAGAAAATCACAAGCACTTGGACCTCAACTTCGATATCGACAACCTCTCCTTTTGAGATTTCAAATCCAGTCAGTAAGCCT GCACTTCCCTATGTGGGCACAATTCAAGGAGGGTTAAAACCAGACATGGCTATATTCTTACAAGGGACTGTTCCTGCAGATGGAAAGAA GTTCGAAATTAATTTCAAAACTGGGCCAACTGAGGCTGATGACATTGCTTTTCACTTCAACCCTCGCTTTGGTAATTGTACTGCTCTTAACAGCAAAAGAAATGGAAGCTGGGAGACACAGCAAAATGAATCTGATAAACCCTTCACCAAAGGAGGATCCTTCCAGATTTTTATTGCTGTCAAACCAGATGCCTATGAc GTCTACGTGAATGGTTCCAAACATTGCACATTCAAACACCGACTTCCTCTAGAAAAAGTTTCAACATTAAATTTCAAAGGAGATGTTTCCCTCTTCATATACGGCTTGATTCAG AAATGGACAAGTCCGTTTGTCTCCATCAAAGAGAAGAAAACTTTACTGATGGGAAGTGGAAGCACAAGCTTTATCCCATTACAAGTTAGGGATCCAATCAGCAAGCCA GCAGTTCCATACATTGGTGAAATCCCAGGCAGTGTAAAACAAGATATGGCGATAGTTTTCCAAGGAACTGTTCCTGTAGATGCAACTAG CTTTGAAATTAATTTCATGACTGGACCAACAGAAAATGATGACATTGCTTTCCAGTACAACCCTCGCATTGGTGATTGTACTGCTCTGAACAGCAAAAGAAATGGAACCTGGGAGACACAGGAAAGTGCATGTCATAATCCTTTCACCAGAGGAGGAGCCTTTATTATTCTAGCAGTCATCAATTCTGAGGGCTATCAg GTTTATGTGAATGGCATAAAACactgcacattcacacaccgcCTTCCCCTAGAAAAAGTTTCCAATATTAACATTCGTGGAAATATTTCTCTTCTCGTCTGGGGTTTGATTGAT AGCTGGAGCACAACTGCATCCTCCACAGAGCTGAAGAAAATCACAAGCACATGGACCTCAACTTCGACATCGACAACCTCTCCTTTTGAGATTTCAAATCCAGTCAGTAAGCCT GCACTTCCCTATGTGGGCACAATTCAAGGAGGGTTAAAACCAGACACTGCAATATTCTTACAAGGGACTGTTCCTGCAGATGGAAAGAA CtttgaaattaatttcaaaaCTGGGCCAACTGAGGCTGATGACATTGCTTTCCACTACAAACCTATCTTTGGTAATTGTACTGCtctaaacagcaaaaaaaatggaAGCTGGGAGACACAGCAAAATGAATCTGATAAACCCTTCACCAAAGGAGGATCCTTCCAGATTTTTATTGCTGTGAAACCAGATGCCTATGAc GTCTACGTGAATGGTTCCAAACATTGCACATTCAAACACCGACTTCCTCTAGAAAAAGTTTCAACATTAAATTTCAGTGGAGATGTTTCCCTGTCCATATACGGCTTGATTCAG AAATGGACAAGTCCATTTGTCTCCATCAAAGAGAAGAAAACTTTACTGATGGGAAGTGGAAGCACAAGCTTTATCCCATTAGAAGTTAGGGATCCAATCAGCAAGCCA GCAGTTCCATACATTGGTGAAATCCCAGGCAGTGTAAAACAAGATATGGCTATAGTTTTCCAAGGAACTGTTCCTGTAGATGCAACTAG CTTTGAAATTAATTTCATGACTGGACCAACAGAAAATGATGACATTGCTTTCCAGTACAACCCTCGCATTGGTGATTGTACTGCTCTAAATAGCAAAAGAAATGGAAGCTGGGAGACACAGGAAAGTGCATGTCATAATCCTTTCACCAGAGGAGGAGCCTTTATTATTCTAACAGTCATCAATTCTGAGGGCTATCAg GTTTATGTGAATGGCATAAAACactgcacattcacacaccgcCTTCCCCTAGAAAAAGTTTCCAATATTAACATTCGTGGAAATATTTCTCTTCTCGTCTGGGGTTTGATTGAT AGCTGGAGCACAACTGCATCCTCCTCAGAGCTGAAGAAAATCACAAGCACATGGACCTCAACTTCGATATCGACAACCTCTCCTTTTGAGATTTCAAATCCAGTCAGTAAGCCT GCACTTCCCTATGTGGGCACAATTCATGGAGGGTTAAAACCAGACACGGCTATATTCTTACAAGGGACTGTTCCTGCAGATGGAAAGAA GTTCGAAATTAATTTCAAAACTGGGCCAACTGAGGCTGATGACATTGCTTTCCACTTCAACCCTCGCTTTGGTAATTGTACTGCTCTAAACAGCAAAAGAAATGGAAGCTGGGAGACACAGCAAAATGAATCTGATAAACCCTTCACCAAAGGAGGATCCTTCCAGATTTTTATTGCTGTCAAACCAGATGCCTATGAc GTCTTTGTGAATGGTTCCAAACattgcacattcacacaccgaCTTCCTCTTGAGAAAGTTTCAACATTACATTTCAATGGAGATGTTTCCCTCTTCATATATGGTTTGATTCCC AAATGGACATTTCCTTCTGTTTTCATCAAAGAGAAGAAATCGTTAATGATGGAAAGTGGAAGCACAACACCTATCCCATTAGAAATTAGTGACCCAATCACCAACCCA GCACTTCCATATGTTGGTCAAATCCCAGGGGGTATAAAACAAGATACGGCTGTAGTTTTCCAAGGAAGTATTCCTGTAGATGCAACTGG atttataattaattttcaaTCTGGGCCATCTGATAGTGATGACATTGCTTTCCACTACAACCCTCGCATTGGTGATTGTACCGCTCTGAACAGCAAAATAAATGGAAGCTGGGAGAAACCAGAAAATGTATGCCATACACCTTTCACCAGAGGAGGAGCCTTTACTATTATAGTAGTCATCAACCCTGAGGGATATGAG GTCTTTGTGAATGGCCTAAAACATTGCACATTCAAGCATCGCACTCCTCTAGAGAAAGTTTCCACAATCAACATTCATGGAAATGTTTCCCTTCTCGTCTTTGGTTTTATTAAT CGCTGGAGTATGACTTCATCATTCACGGAACTACAAAAAATTACAAGTACTCAAATCTCAACCTCGAGTTCAACATCCTTGCCTTTAGAGATTTCAAATCCAATTATTAACCCC GCACTTCCTGCTACATGCAAAATCCCAGGAGGAGTACAGCATGACAGTGCTGTATTCTTTCAAGGCACCATTCCTGCAGATGCAAAAGG atttataataaatttcaaAACTGGGTCATCTGAGGGTGATGacattgcttttcaatacaACCCTCGTTTTGGTGAGTTTACTGCCTTAAACAGCTTTAGAAAAGGAAGCTGGGAGACGCAGGAAAAAGCACCCGATAAACCCTTTACAAAGGGATCACCCTTCCAAATTATTATAAGCATCAACTCAGAAGGTTAtgag GTTTATGTGAATGGTTTAAGACATTGCACATTCAATCATCGCATTCCATCAGAGAAAGTTTCAACACTTGACATTCGTGGAGATATTTCCCAACTCATATGTGGTTTTATCCAG GGTTGGAGTACTTCTACATTTTTTACTCAACTTCAGCAAAATACAGTCATAGAGAGTTCAACAATAATGACAGAATCTGGACCTGTAGAGATTTCACATCCACTTATCAACCCA ACACTTCCCTATCTAGACAAAATACCAGGGGGAATTAAACAAGACATGGCTTTATTCCTTCAAGGGTCTATTCCTCCAGATGGCAAAGG atttataataaattttaaaactggGTCAGCTGCTGGTGATGATATTGCTTTTCATTACAACCTTCAAATTGGTGAGTGCACTGCCCTGAACAGCTTTAAAAGTGGAAAGTGGGAGATGCAGgaaaaaacatcagatgaacCGTTTGCAAGGGGAGGAGTCTTCCAAATTATTTTCGTCATCAACTCTGAGGGTTAtgag GTCTACGTGAATGGATTAAGGCATTGTCTGTTTAAGCACCGCATATCTTTAGAGAAAGTTTCCACACTTGATATCAGCGGAGATGTTTTGATCTCCATAGGCggttatatttat AATTGGAGTGCTTCTGCCATCttttcagaaataaataaaatccaaagCACACAGAGCTCAACCTCAACAACCATGACTCTAGAGATTTCACAACCAATCCCCGACCCT GTGGTTCCCTATGTAGGAAAAATCCCAATAGTGGTAAAGCAAGACAAGGCTGTATTTTTTCAAGGAAATGTCCTTGAAAATGCCAATGA atttcaaataaattttaaaacaggGCAATCTGATGGTGATGACATCGCTTTTCACTTCAGCCCTCACATTGGTAAATATACTGCCCTGAACTGCTTTAGAAATGGAACCTGGGAAAAAGAGGAAAATGCATCTGATCAACCTTTCACCAAGGGAGCACCTTTCCAAATTATTGTTGCTTTTAAATCAGAGGGTTATGAG GTTTATTCAAATGGCATGAAACACTGCACATTTAAACATCGTATTGGTTTAGAGAACGTTTCTACAATTGAAGTTCATGGAGAAGTTACACTTCAGCTCATCGGTTTTGTTGAG AACTGGAAAAGTCCATAA
- the LOC128527408 gene encoding uncharacterized protein LOC128527408 isoform X2 translates to MGSGSTSFIPLEVRDPISKPAVPYIGEIPGSVKQDMAIVFQGTVPVDATSFEINFMTGPTENDDIAFQYNPRIGDCTALNSKRNGSWETQESACHNPFTRGGAFIILAVINSEGYQVYVNGIKHCTFTHRLPLEKVSNINIRGNISLLVWGLIDSWSTTASSTELKKITSTWTSTSISTTSPFEISNPVSKPALPYVGTIQGGLKPDMAIFLQGTVPADGKKFEINFKTGPTEADDIAFHFNPRFGNCTALNSKRNGSWETQQNESDKPFTKGGSFQIFIAVKPDAYDVYVNGSKHCTFKHRLPLEKVSTLNFKGDVSLFIYGLIQKWTSPFVSIKEKKTLLMGSGSTSFIPLQVRDPISKPAVPYIGEIPGSVKQDMAIVFQGTVPVDATSFEINFMTGPTENDDIAFQYNPRIGDCTALNSKRNGTWETQESACHNPFTRGGAFIILAVINSEGYQVYVNGIKHCTFTHRLPLEKVSNINIRGNISLLVWGLIDSWSTTASSTELKKITSTWTSTSTSTTSPFEISNPVSKPALPYVGTIQGGLKPDTAIFLQGTVPADGKNFEINFKTGPTEADDIAFHYKPIFGNCTALNSKKNGSWETQQNESDKPFTKGGSFQIFIAVKPDAYDVYVNGSKHCTFKHRLPLEKVSTLNFSGDVSLSIYGLIQKWTSPFVSIKEKKTLLMGSGSTSFIPLEVRDPISKPAVPYIGEIPGSVKQDMAIVFQGTVPVDATSFEINFMTGPTENDDIAFQYNPRIGDCTALNSKRNGSWETQESACHNPFTRGGAFIILTVINSEGYQVYVNGIKHCTFTHRLPLEKVSNINIRGNISLLVWGLIDSWSTTASSSELKKITSTWTSTSISTTSPFEISNPVSKPALPYVGTIHGGLKPDTAIFLQGTVPADGKKFEINFKTGPTEADDIAFHFNPRFGNCTALNSKRNGSWETQQNESDKPFTKGGSFQIFIAVKPDAYDVYVNGSKHCTFKHRLPLEKVSTLNFKGDVSLFIYGLIQKWTFPSVFIKEKKSLMMESGSTTPIPLEISDPITNPALPYVGQIPGGIKQDTAVVFQGSIPVDATGFIINFQSGPSDSDDIAFHYNPRIGDCTALNSKINGSWEKPENVCHTPFTRGGAFTIIVVINPEGYEVFVNGLKHCTFKHRTPLEKVSTINIHGNVSLLVFGFINRWSMTSSFTELQKITSTQISTSSSTSLPLEISNPIINPALPATCKIPGGVQHDSAVFFQGTIPADAKGFIINFKTGSSEGDDIAFQYNPRFGEFTALNSFRKGSWETQEKAPDKPFTKGSPFQIIISINSEGYEVYVNGLRHCTFNHRIPSEKVSTLDIRGDISQLICGFIQGWSTSTFFTQLQQNTVIESSTIMTESGPVEISHPLINPTLPYLDKIPGGIKQDMALFLQGSIPPDGKGFIINFKTGSAAGDDIAFHYNLQIGECTALNSFKSGKWEMQEKTSDEPFARGGVFQIIFVINSEGYEVYVNGLRHCLFKHRISLEKVSTLDISGDVLISIGGYIYNWSASAIFSEINKIQSTQSSTSTTMTLEISQPIPDPVVPYVGKIPIVVKQDKAVFFQGNVLENANEFQINFKTGQSDGDDIAFHFSPHIGKYTALNCFRNGTWEKEENASDQPFTKGAPFQIIVAFKSEGYEVYSNGMKHCTFKHRIGLENVSTIEVHGEVTLQLIGFVENWKSP, encoded by the exons ATGGGAAGTGGAAGCACAAGCTTTATCCCATTAGAAGTTAGGGATCCAATCAGCAAGCCA GCAGTTCCATACATTGGTGAAATCCCAGGCAGTGTAAAACAAGATATGGCTATAGTTTTCCAAGGAACTGTTCCTGTAGATGCAACTAG CTTTGAAATTAATTTCATGACTGGACCAACAGAAAATGATGACATTGCTTTCCAGTACAACCCTCGCATTGGTGATTGTACTGCTCTGAACAGTAAAAGAAATGGAAGCTGGGAGACACAGGAAAGTGCATGTCATAATCCTTTCACCAGAGGAGGAGCCTTTATTATTCTAGCAGTCATCAATTCTGAGGGCTatcag GTTTATGTGAATGGCATAAAACACTGCACATTCACGCATCGCCTTCCCCTAGAGAAAGTTTCCAATATTAACATTCGTGGAAATATTTCTCTTCTCGTCTGGGGTTTAATTGAT AGCTGGAGCACAACTGCATCCTCTACAGAACTGAAGAAAATCACAAGCACTTGGACCTCAACTTCGATATCGACAACCTCTCCTTTTGAGATTTCAAATCCAGTCAGTAAGCCT GCACTTCCCTATGTGGGCACAATTCAAGGAGGGTTAAAACCAGACATGGCTATATTCTTACAAGGGACTGTTCCTGCAGATGGAAAGAA GTTCGAAATTAATTTCAAAACTGGGCCAACTGAGGCTGATGACATTGCTTTTCACTTCAACCCTCGCTTTGGTAATTGTACTGCTCTTAACAGCAAAAGAAATGGAAGCTGGGAGACACAGCAAAATGAATCTGATAAACCCTTCACCAAAGGAGGATCCTTCCAGATTTTTATTGCTGTCAAACCAGATGCCTATGAc GTCTACGTGAATGGTTCCAAACATTGCACATTCAAACACCGACTTCCTCTAGAAAAAGTTTCAACATTAAATTTCAAAGGAGATGTTTCCCTCTTCATATACGGCTTGATTCAG AAATGGACAAGTCCGTTTGTCTCCATCAAAGAGAAGAAAACTTTACTGATGGGAAGTGGAAGCACAAGCTTTATCCCATTACAAGTTAGGGATCCAATCAGCAAGCCA GCAGTTCCATACATTGGTGAAATCCCAGGCAGTGTAAAACAAGATATGGCGATAGTTTTCCAAGGAACTGTTCCTGTAGATGCAACTAG CTTTGAAATTAATTTCATGACTGGACCAACAGAAAATGATGACATTGCTTTCCAGTACAACCCTCGCATTGGTGATTGTACTGCTCTGAACAGCAAAAGAAATGGAACCTGGGAGACACAGGAAAGTGCATGTCATAATCCTTTCACCAGAGGAGGAGCCTTTATTATTCTAGCAGTCATCAATTCTGAGGGCTATCAg GTTTATGTGAATGGCATAAAACactgcacattcacacaccgcCTTCCCCTAGAAAAAGTTTCCAATATTAACATTCGTGGAAATATTTCTCTTCTCGTCTGGGGTTTGATTGAT AGCTGGAGCACAACTGCATCCTCCACAGAGCTGAAGAAAATCACAAGCACATGGACCTCAACTTCGACATCGACAACCTCTCCTTTTGAGATTTCAAATCCAGTCAGTAAGCCT GCACTTCCCTATGTGGGCACAATTCAAGGAGGGTTAAAACCAGACACTGCAATATTCTTACAAGGGACTGTTCCTGCAGATGGAAAGAA CtttgaaattaatttcaaaaCTGGGCCAACTGAGGCTGATGACATTGCTTTCCACTACAAACCTATCTTTGGTAATTGTACTGCtctaaacagcaaaaaaaatggaAGCTGGGAGACACAGCAAAATGAATCTGATAAACCCTTCACCAAAGGAGGATCCTTCCAGATTTTTATTGCTGTGAAACCAGATGCCTATGAc GTCTACGTGAATGGTTCCAAACATTGCACATTCAAACACCGACTTCCTCTAGAAAAAGTTTCAACATTAAATTTCAGTGGAGATGTTTCCCTGTCCATATACGGCTTGATTCAG AAATGGACAAGTCCATTTGTCTCCATCAAAGAGAAGAAAACTTTACTGATGGGAAGTGGAAGCACAAGCTTTATCCCATTAGAAGTTAGGGATCCAATCAGCAAGCCA GCAGTTCCATACATTGGTGAAATCCCAGGCAGTGTAAAACAAGATATGGCTATAGTTTTCCAAGGAACTGTTCCTGTAGATGCAACTAG CTTTGAAATTAATTTCATGACTGGACCAACAGAAAATGATGACATTGCTTTCCAGTACAACCCTCGCATTGGTGATTGTACTGCTCTAAATAGCAAAAGAAATGGAAGCTGGGAGACACAGGAAAGTGCATGTCATAATCCTTTCACCAGAGGAGGAGCCTTTATTATTCTAACAGTCATCAATTCTGAGGGCTATCAg GTTTATGTGAATGGCATAAAACactgcacattcacacaccgcCTTCCCCTAGAAAAAGTTTCCAATATTAACATTCGTGGAAATATTTCTCTTCTCGTCTGGGGTTTGATTGAT AGCTGGAGCACAACTGCATCCTCCTCAGAGCTGAAGAAAATCACAAGCACATGGACCTCAACTTCGATATCGACAACCTCTCCTTTTGAGATTTCAAATCCAGTCAGTAAGCCT GCACTTCCCTATGTGGGCACAATTCATGGAGGGTTAAAACCAGACACGGCTATATTCTTACAAGGGACTGTTCCTGCAGATGGAAAGAA GTTCGAAATTAATTTCAAAACTGGGCCAACTGAGGCTGATGACATTGCTTTCCACTTCAACCCTCGCTTTGGTAATTGTACTGCTCTAAACAGCAAAAGAAATGGAAGCTGGGAGACACAGCAAAATGAATCTGATAAACCCTTCACCAAAGGAGGATCCTTCCAGATTTTTATTGCTGTCAAACCAGATGCCTATGAc GTCTACGTAAATGGTTCCAAACATTGCACATTCAAACATCGACTTCCACTAGAGAAAGTTTCAACGTTAAATTTCAAAGGAGATGTTTCCCTCTTCATATACGGCTTGATTCAG AAATGGACATTTCCTTCTGTTTTCATCAAAGAGAAGAAATCGTTAATGATGGAAAGTGGAAGCACAACACCTATCCCATTAGAAATTAGTGACCCAATCACCAACCCA GCACTTCCATATGTTGGTCAAATCCCAGGGGGTATAAAACAAGATACGGCTGTAGTTTTCCAAGGAAGTATTCCTGTAGATGCAACTGG atttataattaattttcaaTCTGGGCCATCTGATAGTGATGACATTGCTTTCCACTACAACCCTCGCATTGGTGATTGTACCGCTCTGAACAGCAAAATAAATGGAAGCTGGGAGAAACCAGAAAATGTATGCCATACACCTTTCACCAGAGGAGGAGCCTTTACTATTATAGTAGTCATCAACCCTGAGGGATATGAG GTCTTTGTGAATGGCCTAAAACATTGCACATTCAAGCATCGCACTCCTCTAGAGAAAGTTTCCACAATCAACATTCATGGAAATGTTTCCCTTCTCGTCTTTGGTTTTATTAAT CGCTGGAGTATGACTTCATCATTCACGGAACTACAAAAAATTACAAGTACTCAAATCTCAACCTCGAGTTCAACATCCTTGCCTTTAGAGATTTCAAATCCAATTATTAACCCC GCACTTCCTGCTACATGCAAAATCCCAGGAGGAGTACAGCATGACAGTGCTGTATTCTTTCAAGGCACCATTCCTGCAGATGCAAAAGG atttataataaatttcaaAACTGGGTCATCTGAGGGTGATGacattgcttttcaatacaACCCTCGTTTTGGTGAGTTTACTGCCTTAAACAGCTTTAGAAAAGGAAGCTGGGAGACGCAGGAAAAAGCACCCGATAAACCCTTTACAAAGGGATCACCCTTCCAAATTATTATAAGCATCAACTCAGAAGGTTAtgag GTTTATGTGAATGGTTTAAGACATTGCACATTCAATCATCGCATTCCATCAGAGAAAGTTTCAACACTTGACATTCGTGGAGATATTTCCCAACTCATATGTGGTTTTATCCAG GGTTGGAGTACTTCTACATTTTTTACTCAACTTCAGCAAAATACAGTCATAGAGAGTTCAACAATAATGACAGAATCTGGACCTGTAGAGATTTCACATCCACTTATCAACCCA ACACTTCCCTATCTAGACAAAATACCAGGGGGAATTAAACAAGACATGGCTTTATTCCTTCAAGGGTCTATTCCTCCAGATGGCAAAGG atttataataaattttaaaactggGTCAGCTGCTGGTGATGATATTGCTTTTCATTACAACCTTCAAATTGGTGAGTGCACTGCCCTGAACAGCTTTAAAAGTGGAAAGTGGGAGATGCAGgaaaaaacatcagatgaacCGTTTGCAAGGGGAGGAGTCTTCCAAATTATTTTCGTCATCAACTCTGAGGGTTAtgag GTCTACGTGAATGGATTAAGGCATTGTCTGTTTAAGCACCGCATATCTTTAGAGAAAGTTTCCACACTTGATATCAGCGGAGATGTTTTGATCTCCATAGGCggttatatttat AATTGGAGTGCTTCTGCCATCttttcagaaataaataaaatccaaagCACACAGAGCTCAACCTCAACAACCATGACTCTAGAGATTTCACAACCAATCCCCGACCCT GTGGTTCCCTATGTAGGAAAAATCCCAATAGTGGTAAAGCAAGACAAGGCTGTATTTTTTCAAGGAAATGTCCTTGAAAATGCCAATGA atttcaaataaattttaaaacaggGCAATCTGATGGTGATGACATCGCTTTTCACTTCAGCCCTCACATTGGTAAATATACTGCCCTGAACTGCTTTAGAAATGGAACCTGGGAAAAAGAGGAAAATGCATCTGATCAACCTTTCACCAAGGGAGCACCTTTCCAAATTATTGTTGCTTTTAAATCAGAGGGTTATGAG GTTTATTCAAATGGCATGAAACACTGCACATTTAAACATCGTATTGGTTTAGAGAACGTTTCTACAATTGAAGTTCATGGAGAAGTTACACTTCAGCTCATCGGTTTTGTTGAG AACTGGAAAAGTCCATAA